TGGGGCGCCGCTGGCTGGAGTTTTGCCGGCGCCACCGGCTCTACCCCGTGCCGAGCAACATCGAGATCTTCCTGGTGACCTTCACCGTGTTTCCCCTGTTGAACCGGCCTTTGTGGGGCTTTGCGCTGGGCGCGGCCGCCTTTGCCTTCCTCTCGGTGACGGGGCTCCGCACGGTCCTGAAGGAGCTGGGGCGGGTGGCGCGGCAGGAGGCCGCCCACTAGGGCGGTGAACTGCCCACAGTACCAACCGGCGCCATGGGCGAGAACAGGACCGGACACCTCCCAGGGGGTAGCCGAGAGCACGGCGCAGGCAAAGCCACGGCTCGTCGTGCAGGTGCGGTTCGGTTGGGGCGTGATGGCGCATCGTACCAGCGCAGGGAGGCGAAGGCATGAACCTGTACGACGTGGTCGTGGTGGGGGCCGGGCTGGCGGGGCTGCAGTGCGCCCGCCTGCTGGCGGGTCAAGGCGTGAAGGTCCTGCTGGTCGACCGCAAGCCACAGGTGGACCGGTTCGTCCACACCACAGGCATTTTCGTGCGGAAGACGCTGGAGAGCTTCGACCTGCCCGCCGATTGCCTCGGGCCGGTGGTACGGGACGTGGTGCTGTATTCCCCGGCGGGGCGTGCCCTTCACCTGTCGAGCCTCCACGACGAGTTCCGCGTGGGCCGGTTGCGGCGCCTGTACGGCCGGTGGCTCGACGAGGCGGTGGGGGCCGGCGCCCACTGGGCGGGCGGCACCCGGTTTCTGGGCTCCGAACCGGGTCGAAGCGGCGGGGTGTGCCGGGTCGACCTCGAGACGGGAGGGCGCCGCTGGGCCGTGCAGGCCCGTTTTCTCATCGGCGCCGACGGCTGCCAGTCGGCGGTAGCCCGGGACCTGGGACTTGACGTGAACCGGGAGTGGATCGTGGGCGCGGAGGAAGTCTACCGGGGTGTGCCACTGGACGGCCCGCCCGCCTTCCACTGCTACCTGGACCCGCGGCTGGCGCCGGGGTATCTGGCCTGGGTGGTCCACGACGGGGAGGAGGTCCACGTGGGCACGGGGGGCTATCCCGACCGCTTTCACGTCACCACCGCCCTGGCGGCCTTCAAAGAACGCGTGGCTCCCCGTTTGGGCCTCCAGCGGGGCCGGCTGGTGGAGCGGCGCGGCGGCCGCATCCCCGTGGGTGGTGTTCTGCGGCGCATCGCCTGCCCGCGGGGGCTTTTAGTGGGCGATGCCGCCGGTGCCGTGTCGCCCCTGACGGCCGGCGGTCTCGATCCGTGCCTGCGGCTGTCCGACCTGGCGTCCCACGTGGTGGCGGCCTACCTGGACCGGGGCGACCCCCGCATCCTCGAGCTGTACCACGGTGGCGCCTTCCAGCCTCGCTTCCTCTCCCGGCGCTGGATGCGGCGCGCCCTGGCGGCCTTCCGGCATCCCCTGTGGTATGAACTGGCCTGCGCGGCCTTCCGTGGCACGCCTTTGCGCCGGCTGGCCTGGCAGGTGTTTTTCGGCCGCGGTTCGTTCCCCGATGTGGAGCCGCTGAAGGCGGCGCTGGGGGTGGGGGTGTGAGGCTTGGCGAGGGCGATGGATGGGAGGCTTCCGCTTCGGAGCGCGGTGCAGGAGGCGAGGGTGGTGGGGAAGAGCCGGCAAGCGATTGTCGCCGTCTCCGCCTACATTACGAATGACAAGGGAGAGGTTTTGCTGGTAAAGAGTCATGCCCGTTCAGGCACCTGGGAGTTGCCGGGCGGGCAGGTGGAGGCGGGGGAGGCGCTCGACGAGGCGATCCAACGCGAGGTGCTGGAAGAGACTGGTGTTGCCATCCGCCTCATCGGATTGAAATCCCGGGTGCTCGATGCGATGAAGGGTGCAACGGTCGTTCCGTACGAAACATGGGCGATGGAGCCGAGCCGCCGCGTCGCACGGCTGGAGCGGTAGCCGGAGCCCGGCTGAGCCCCCTGGGGAGGTGCCACCATGTCCGCCGTCCGCACCATTCGCGCGCCACGCGGGTCCACCCTCACCTGCCGGGGGTGGCAGCAGGAAGCGGCCATGCGCATGCTGATGAACAACCTGGACCCGGAGGTGGCGGAGAATCCCGACCAGCTCATCGTCTACGGAGGAACCGGCAAGGCCGCCCGCAACTGGGAGGCCTTCGAGCGCATCGTCGAGACCCTCAAGGTCCTGCGCAACGACGAGACCCTGCTGGTCCAGTCGGGCAAGCCGGTGGCCGTCTTCGAGACCCACGAGCGGGCGCCGCGGGTGCTCATCGCCAACTCGCTGCTGGTGCCCAAGTGGGCGACCTGGGAGCACTTCTGGGAGCTGGAGGGCAAGGGGCTCATCATGTTCGGCCAGATGACCGCAGGCTCCTGGATCTACATCGGCTCCCAGGGCATCATCCAGGGCACGTACGAGACCCTGGCCGCCGTGGCCCGGCAGCACTTCGGCGGGTCGCTGGAGGGCCGGGTCGTCCTGACCGGTGGCCTCGGCGGCATGGGCGGCGCCCAGCCCCTGGCCATCACGATGAACGGCGGCGTGGGGCTGATCATCGAGGTCGACGAGCGGCACATCCGCCGCCGGGTCGACATGGGTTACTGCGACCGTTGGACGGCGGACCTGGACGAGGCCCTGCGCTGGGTCGAAGAGGCGCGCCAGAAGAGGGAGCCCTTGTCCGTGGCCCTCCTGGGTAACTGCGCCGAGGTGGAGCCGGAGCTGGTCCGCCGCGGGTGGATCCCCGACGTGGTGACCGACCAGACCTCCGCCCACGATCCGCTGGGAGGCTATGTGCCGGCGGGGCTGACCGTGGCCGAGGCGGAGCGGCTGCGTTCGTCCGACCCGGAGGAGTACGTGCGGCGGTCCATGGCCAGCATGGCGGCCCATTGCGAGGCGATGGTGGCGTTCCAGAAGGCGGGGGCCGTGGTCTTCGACTACGGCAACAACCTGCGGGGCCAGGCGAAGGCGGCCGGGTTCGACGAGGCCTTCAGCTATCCCGGGTTCGTCCCGGCGTACATCCGGCCCCTGTTCGAGGAGGGCAAGGGACCCTTCCGCTGGGTCGCCCTCTCGGGGGACCCCGAGGACATCTACAAGACCGACCGGGTGATCCTGGAGGAGTTCGGGCGCGAGAACGAGGGCCTGGCGCGGTGGCTGCGGCTGGCGGGGGAGAAGATCCCCTTCCAGGGGCTGCCGGCGCGGATCTGCTGGCTGGGCTACGGCGAACGGGACCGGGCGGGGCTGCTGTTCAACCACATGGTGAAGAAGGGCGAGCTCAAGGCGCCCATCGTGATCGGCCGCGACCACCTGGACGCGGGGTCGGTCGCCTCGCCCTACCGCGAGACGGAGGGGATGAGGGACGGCTCCGACGCCATCGCCGACTGGCCCATCCTCAACGCGCTCATCAACACGGCGGCGGGGGCCTCCTGGGTGTCGGTGCATCACGGCGGCGGCGTGGGCATCGGCTACTCGATCCACGCCGGGCAGGTGGTGGTGGCCGACGGCAGCGACGAGGCCGAGTGGCGGCTTGCCCACGTGCTGCGGACGGACCCGGGGATGGGCGTGGTGCGGCACGCCGACGCGGGCTACGAGCGGGCCCAGCAGGTGGCCCGGGAACGGGGCATCAAGATGCCGTCCCTGGGGATCGGCATGGACGCCGGGAATGGGCGCCAGGGCGGCTGACGGGGGCGGGGCGGAGAACGGGGCGCGACCGGAAACGGGACGCGGCCTTCAAAGGCGTGGTATATGACGGTCGACGAAGTACGGGGGGCCGGGCGCCACCGGAAACGGGAGGCGGCCGGAGACGGGGCGTGGCCGGGCCCCCGACGCCAACGAGAGCCAAAGCCAACGCCAGTGCGCGGGGAAACGCCGGTGAGCGATGGAGGGACGTCGACCGTGCATCCATCCCGGGAACCCGTCGACCTGCTGATCGGACCTGCGGCCCAGGTGGCGACGCCCCGGGCGGCCGAGCGGCCGCCGGCCGGCCCCCAGCAGGGGCGGCTCGAGGTGATCCCCGGTGGCGCCGTGGCCGTCCGGGACGGGCGGATCGTGGCCGTGGGGCCCTACGCCGACCTGGCGCGGCGCTACGACCCGGCCGAGGTGCTGGACGCTTCGGGCTGCACCGTGGTGCCGGGGTTCGTCGATCCCCACACCCACCTCTGCTTCGCCGGGTGGCGGGCGGAGGAGTTCGAGCGGCGCCTGGCCGGGGCCAGCTACCAGGAGATCCTGGCGGCGGGCGGCGGCATCCTCGATACGGTGCGCCGGACCCGGGAGGCGTCGGAGGTCGAACTGGCCGCCGCCCTGCGCCGGCGGCTCCTCGAGGTGCTGCGCCTGGGCACCACCACGGTGGAGGTCAAGAGCGGCTACGGCCTGACCACCGCCGACGAGCTCAAGATGCTCCGGGCCATCCGCCGGGCGGCCGACCCGGCCGACGACCTCGACGGCACCTGGCCACTGGGGGCCGGGACGCGGGGACCCGGCAACGGCCCGCGGCTGCGGAAGAACCGGCCCGGGGCCACAGGAAGCGGGGGGCCGGGTAGCGGCAGCGACGTCGACGCCGGCGACGGCGCGGGTGGCGCTAGACTCGCTGGTGGCGGGACCGCTGGTGGCGGGGCCGCTGCCGGTGCGGG
The sequence above is drawn from the Thermaerobacter sp. FW80 genome and encodes:
- a CDS encoding NAD(P)/FAD-dependent oxidoreductase; amino-acid sequence: MNLYDVVVVGAGLAGLQCARLLAGQGVKVLLVDRKPQVDRFVHTTGIFVRKTLESFDLPADCLGPVVRDVVLYSPAGRALHLSSLHDEFRVGRLRRLYGRWLDEAVGAGAHWAGGTRFLGSEPGRSGGVCRVDLETGGRRWAVQARFLIGADGCQSAVARDLGLDVNREWIVGAEEVYRGVPLDGPPAFHCYLDPRLAPGYLAWVVHDGEEVHVGTGGYPDRFHVTTALAAFKERVAPRLGLQRGRLVERRGGRIPVGGVLRRIACPRGLLVGDAAGAVSPLTAGGLDPCLRLSDLASHVVAAYLDRGDPRILELYHGGAFQPRFLSRRWMRRALAAFRHPLWYELACAAFRGTPLRRLAWQVFFGRGSFPDVEPLKAALGVGV
- a CDS encoding NUDIX domain-containing protein, which encodes MGKSRQAIVAVSAYITNDKGEVLLVKSHARSGTWELPGGQVEAGEALDEAIQREVLEETGVAIRLIGLKSRVLDAMKGATVVPYETWAMEPSRRVARLER
- the hutU gene encoding urocanate hydratase — protein: MSAVRTIRAPRGSTLTCRGWQQEAAMRMLMNNLDPEVAENPDQLIVYGGTGKAARNWEAFERIVETLKVLRNDETLLVQSGKPVAVFETHERAPRVLIANSLLVPKWATWEHFWELEGKGLIMFGQMTAGSWIYIGSQGIIQGTYETLAAVARQHFGGSLEGRVVLTGGLGGMGGAQPLAITMNGGVGLIIEVDERHIRRRVDMGYCDRWTADLDEALRWVEEARQKREPLSVALLGNCAEVEPELVRRGWIPDVVTDQTSAHDPLGGYVPAGLTVAEAERLRSSDPEEYVRRSMASMAAHCEAMVAFQKAGAVVFDYGNNLRGQAKAAGFDEAFSYPGFVPAYIRPLFEEGKGPFRWVALSGDPEDIYKTDRVILEEFGRENEGLARWLRLAGEKIPFQGLPARICWLGYGERDRAGLLFNHMVKKGELKAPIVIGRDHLDAGSVASPYRETEGMRDGSDAIADWPILNALINTAAGASWVSVHHGGGVGIGYSIHAGQVVVADGSDEAEWRLAHVLRTDPGMGVVRHADAGYERAQQVARERGIKMPSLGIGMDAGNGRQGG